The Balaenoptera ricei isolate mBalRic1 chromosome 9, mBalRic1.hap2, whole genome shotgun sequence genome segment GGGCGCTTGACAGAAAGGAGATGGTGGTCCGAGAGTGGGGAGCTTAGGACTGAGATGGGGGGGGCTGCAGGTGGTGGAATGGCAGGGTCCAAGAGGTGACACTGGCATGAGTGactgagggagggtggagggtcgCTGGAGGAGAGGCGGCCAAGGAACCCAGAGCCCTGGGGTATGGGAAGGGCTGTCCCTGAGGATCCAGGAGAGCAGCAGGAAGAGGTCAGGGGTGACAGAGGAGTGACTGTGAGCCAGGAGCTAGAAGGCTCCAGAAAAGAAGGCGCCGTACGTGGGGGTAAGATGCAAAGCCAGGGGTCTGGAAGCAGCAGTGAGGGGCAAGGAGGGTACCTACCCCGCCTTGAGGCCAGTGGCAGTGGGGACTCTGGGAAGACCACTGCCCCCCACATGGAGGGTTTGGGGGGGTTACTCAGCAGGGAGACCAGCTTCCATCACAAGAAGGCAAAAGGGATGTTCACAGAAGCAGCCGAGTGTATTGGAGATTCTCCTTCCGGCAGACCGCACAGGGAAGGGCTTGGTGGGAGATGGCAGCGGAAGAGGGGCACACAGAGCCCTGTGGAGCCGGGGTGCAGGAGTTGAGGGGAGCCTGGGGCTCTCCATGGCGCCTGATGCAGTGGGAACAAGGGCATGGTGACAGGAAGGCAGGCACCCCCACCAGGGCAGAGAGGCAGCGTTGcgtcaggaggggagggggcagagtagAAAGTGCCCTTTCAGACCCTGTGAGCAGGGCTTGCCCTTGCCTCCTAATGAAGTTGAAGACATGGGGAGACCAGGCCCGTGTGTGGCTTCCGTGGATGTTTCATCTGTACGTTCCACTGCCCACTTCCACTTGGCTTAATTCCCCCCAGAAAATCTTTAAGGCAATACAGatgaatcttttttgtttttaacatctttattggagtataattgctgtacattgttgtgttagtttctgctgtgtaacaaagtgaatcagctatacgtatacatatatcccctccctcttgcgtctccctcccaccctccctaacccacccctctaggtggtcacaaagcaggagctgatctccctgtgctatgcggctgcttcccactagctatctatttgacatttggtagtgtatatatgaatcTTCCTTGTGTATTCAGTTTTCTTCACTCAGGTGACATCCCAGACCTCAGAATGCACTGGTTCCCAGGAATCCCTCCGGCCACCTGGTCAGAGCAGTAGCAGAGGCCTCAGAAGCTTCCTGGGGGGAAGACTGAGATGCTGACCACCAGGACGTTATCCTGGTCAGCAGGGGGCACTGAGCtgtgggagaaagaggagaggaaccAGAAGCCCTGGGATGGGGCTCCTGTCTGCCAAGAAAGAGGATGGCTGGGGTCTGGGAGCCCCGGGGCACAAGCAGGGCAGGAGTGATGGCTGCAGCCCCACAGGGGGTGTATGGGGATGGGTGGGTCTCCCCAGGCCGGTGGAGCGAGGTAGGCACCTATGCTCCCAGAAGAGAGGAAGAGGCTCGCCTCTGCTTGGAGTCCTGAGGATTCTGAGGCCTCGGATCCCTCTTGCTTTTGCCCCGAATCTAGCCAGACAGGCCAGTGTGAGTCCTGAGGAAGATGGGTGGGGAGCAAGGATAGTTCTGTGGGATACTTACCTGCCTGCCGCCCTCCTCCAGGCAGAGCCCCACCCTATGTTCTACCCCCTAGGCTGTGGCAGCCAGCTGGGGCAGTTATAGCACCTATCAGTATTCCATATAAACACCACCCCACAGACCGACCCCATCCTCACCAGAAGGGGTCCAGGCCAGTGTGGCTCGTTTTTTTCTACATGGGACCACCTGATTAATGGTGGCCCTGCGGGGAGTGAGAGAAAACTGGCTGTGAATCCAAAATGGGCCTTCCCTCTGGGCCCCAAGAGGCCCAGTGCTTCACTCCCTGAGGGATAGGGAGGtacagtgacttgtccaaggtcacacaatggTTTTGGCatcctactttttctttttcttttttctttttttttttgcttctttctatCATATTTGTCTCTCTTGTTTGTGCTTGCAAAACTGACATAGAAAGATGAAGTGACACAGAGACAGCCCCCTTGATAGTAGCAGACGATGTCCTGGGCACAGAAACATTCTCACACAAGGAGGGAGGTGACCAGCGCTGCTCTGGCCTGAGAAGAGCAGTGGGGGTagccaggaggaggggcaggactgTGCCACAACGCGGCGGTCATCATGTCTGCGGATGTCCTGTCTGCTGGCTGGAGGAAGCCCCTCGCTGGAGGTGGGCCTGAGGTGCAGACCCCCCTTCACCCAGCCCTGGGGGCTGGGCCTGGCCCTAAGGTCTAGCCAGGGTTCTCTGGGGGCCTGGGACTTGGACCAGGCAGGTAGGCTGGATCAGAGCTGCCTCTGGGCCTCCTGGCATGCCCTGGGGTTTAGTGACCAGAGGAGAAAGTGTGGGCTGGCTGGGTTTAGGGATGGACCAGACACAGAAATCAGGGGTCCTCAGCCTGAAAGCTCCAGGTGGTCTcacttcattctctctctctctctctctctctttcactcactcacacacacacacacacacacacacacacacacgccccagtCTGTGACGGTAATTTCATGCCACTAAGGAAAGCTTCATTGCTAGGGATATAGGCGGCGGAAAGAGGTCTCTCCCTTCAGTCTGGTTTCCTTTGTTCCTCCCtcgccttcctccctctccccttcccggcttccctcctcttctagcctccttctttccattccccccccccacaacccccCGCCCcgcttccccctccttccctcctccccctccccctgagcTGTGTGCCCGCCGCGGGACCTCCGCACAAGGCGGGAGGGTGGGACTCCGGGTTCCGGCCCCAGCCTTGGTGGCCATCCTCCTGCGGGGAAGGAGTTAAGTCTCTCCGCtgcatccctcctccctcctccctcctccgccTCCACCCCACCGCCGCCTTTGAGTCCTGCAGCTAGGCCCTGGGCTGACCTTCACCGGGAGGGAGGCCGCAGTGCGCATGCCTGGGCCGGCTCCGGCCCGGCTCCCGCCGCTGCCCGGTTACCGGGCGGGTGAGGGCGAGGGAGGGCGGCCGCGGTCCCGGACGAGCCCCCCAGCGCCCGACCGCCGCCCGATCGGGCGTCGTGGGGGGGCCGCCGAGCCCGTCCCGCCGGCCGCGGCGCATCTCTCCCTGCGCGGGGAGCGGCGCTTTGCCATTTGGTGCTGGTGGTGCTTCGGCGAGGGAAGGCGAGATGGGGGGACGGCAGGGGGGACTCCGGCTCCGGGCGGCCGCCCTCTGCCCGGACACGCGCGCGGCCTGCCCGGAGCGCGGCCTGGGCCGGTCGGCCGAGCCTAAGGGCCGGGTTGAGCCGGCAGGAAGGGCCCCTGCCTGTTGGAATCGGGGCTTCCCCCGGGCCTCCTTCCCACCCGGCAGGACGCAGGAGCCGGCGGGCGGCGTGGCACTGCTGAGCGCCCTTCTGGGGCTGAGCCGTTGGGGAGCCTGGCCTTTGTGAGGTGGGAGTCCTGGCCCGGGACACCCTCACTGGCGCCTCTGCTTTCTGGTCTGAAGGCTCCCCGGTGTCCGCACACCTAGGGTCGCCCCTGTAAAAGCAGCATGCACACGTGTCTGCTGGCTGAGGCCTTGTGAGCGGGCTGCATTGGTGATCGCGTTGTGCCTGTGTGTGCAAATCCACGTGTCTCCTTGTTCCTCTGGTGTTTGCATTGGTGTGTGTGCCTGGGGGCAGGTATGCCCTATATATCTGTTGCCTGTGTATGCGTAAGGATGTCTCCCAGAGAGGGGTCTGCAGGGCGAGGCCCTCATCCTGGGGTGGCCCAGGAGGCTGTTATCTATGGACCTGAGTGATACTCACCTCGGTGGCACCAGATCCGTTGGCCTAACCACCTCCTGCAATCTCCAGCACCAAGACCAGCCCCCTCACAAATGCTTGGTGTTCCCACTGTGCCGATCCACCTCCTCTGCTGTCTTCTTTTCCCAAAAGGCCTCTCCAAGAGTTGAGACCTTGGAGCTTTACATAAACCCTAGAGGTGTctgcccctgtccctgtcccccagAACCTCCAAGGTGTCACATGTCCATGCTAGAAGCACCCACAGGGAGGCGGGGTGCCCATGGTGAGGCACAGCTTCAGGTAAGTGGCAGAGTATGAGCTCTGTCCACTGGGCCACTGAGCTTTGGGTGGTTGCAAGTGTTAGCAGGCACTGGTCATGTCCAGTCCCTGTGTGCAGGCACGGAGGGAGAGTGGCACTTAAGACCAGCCTCAGACTTCAGGGGGCTGCAGCCTATTTGGAAAGCCAAACATAACACACATGAAACGCAGGGAACGTGAGACATTAGTCAGTAAAGTGCCAGTTCATGGCCATGGTAGATGGCAGTGGGCATTCAGAGAACAGAAAGATCTGTGCACAGGAGTGGgaccagggaaggcttcctggaggaggtggggcccAAGCCGGGCTTTAAAGAATGAATGTGATTAGGACAGGCAAAAGAACAGCAGGAGCAGAGGCTTGGGAATGGGAATGAGCAAGGGGTTTTGGAAGTTAGCGGAGAGACTGGAGAGGTTAGCACCCCAGGTTACCAGCAGCCACCTTCATGGCCTATGGCAAACACCCACCCATTCCCACCCCAGCAGGGCCCAGTCTCTGAGAGTGTGGGTCGGGGTGGGGGTAAGCCTGGGGAAAGATGTAGTAGGAAGGGGACCTCTAGGCCCCCTGCTAAGTTGGCGGTAGAGGAGGAGCATCCTGGACCACATGCCCTCTCTAGCCTTTCGGGGGATTGACAGTGGGCACTTAAATGGCGGTGACAACCAGAAGCACGAGGGGGCCCAAGGAAACCAGGCTGCAGGCAAAAAAGGCTCCCTAGCCAGAACACTCCCTTGGTTCTTTGTCCTGACCTCTGAAGGCATTCTGAAGGGTTGAGGGTCaggaccaccccaccccaccccagggtaATCCTGGGTCTTCAGTATCTAACTTCAAATAAACTTCCCAACAAATTCCCCCAGGCACTGCCCCATCCTCACCTGGATACTGACAGTACAACCCCAGGAGGCCCATAAACTTGACCCACTCTGTCCCAAAGCCCTGGGGCTCTTCCTCcagaagggggagagaggggtgtgGCCTTGGGGGCATGGGCGGGGCCAGGGCTCCCGGCCTGGGGAATCTCAGGATTTGCCCCTCCTGTATCCTGTCCCTCCTTCGCCCCAGGGACTGCCAGCCCCCTCCACACCACCCCTTCTGGGGCTCCCTCGTAGCCCCACCGCTACCCCTGCTTTCTCTGGGGTCTTGAGGCTGGCCCTCCCATACCCAGCGCCCCAGCACCTCAGggtcccctaccccacccccgaCTCCAGAACCGTCGGGTCCTGCTCacctccctctccccgccccccaccccagccgtCCACGCCGGCTCCTGGCCTGCCCCCACGGCTTCTCTTCCTGTTCTCACGAGCCTCATCCACCTCCCTGTTTCCGAAATACCTCCCCTACTGCCCTCACTCTCTCACATAGAGACAAAGGCTCACGTACCCCGAAATAGACTCACACAGGGCTGGGAGACACACACCGTGTCCCGCCACAAACGcacacgcacgcgcgcgcgcCGGAGGCTCTCGTGGAGGGAGGCACACAGAGAAGGCAtttgtgtgtgcacgcacataaACATCCACACCCACAGCCCCGAGCCGTGCCCACACGAGGGTGCAGACACACACGGCGGGTGAGACAAGGGCGCACACATCTGTGGACGCAGGGGCACCCCGCCTCCCGGGGCACACCCACGCCTGCCGCCCCGGTGCAGGAGAGAGGCCTCCTCCGGGCTCCGGCTCCCCCCGGATTCCTTCCAGCGAATGTTTCCCTACTTGGCCTGCCAGGTCTCTGGGGAAAGGGCCTCAGAAATGCAGCGGGAGCCACTTGGGGGCAAAGTTGGAACTGACTGTTCCCTGCCTGGCCCTGCCGGCGAATTCCCTAACCGAGAAACTATTTGCGGCGAGAGGCCGGGGGGCCGGCGAGCCCCCCGCCACCTCCCCTCGCGTCCCCTCCCCGCGCCGCCTCCCCGCGGCCCTCGGGCGGCCTCGGGCTGCAGTGCCGCTGCCCAGCGCCCGGGAGCCGGGCTGGCCGGCGTGCCTCGCCGCTTATCTGCGCTGTTTGGCCAGCGAGGGTTGGAAAGGCAGGCTTTTCTGTCCCCGCCGAGTCAACAGGCAGACCCCGGGCCGCCGGACTATTTCTGTCTTATCAGTGCAGGAATGCGGcagccgcggcggcggcggcggcggcggcggcggcggcggcggcgggcgggcggcggcggcgtggGCCGTGGGCCGTCAGGGCAGCCCTGAAggggccccctccccactccgCTCGAGTAGAAGTGTGAGAGAGCCCAGCAGGACTCAGAGGGGAgagttggaggaaaaaaaaaaaaaggcagaaaagggaaagaaagaggaagagagagagagagagtgagaggagcCGCTGAGCCCACCCCGATGGCCGCGGACGAAGTTGCCGGAGGGGCGCGCAAAGCCACGAAAAGCAAACTTTTTGAGTTTCTGGTCCATGGGGTGGTGAGTGGGGGAAAGTTAGCGGGGGAGGGAGAGCGAGCTGGCTCGGGCTGAATGGAGGGATGGTCGGGAGGGGCCGGGAGGGGGGCTCCCGCTCTCCCACCCCTCCAGCGGGAGCGCCACGGCCCGCGGCCCAGCCCCAGGACTGTGCCGGCGCCCTGGCACCCGAACACGTCGTCAGGCGGCTGGCCGGGGTTGGGTGCCCGGGCGGGGAAGGGAGGCGTTTGCATGGGTtcctgtcaggggctgggggtgggacttGGGGACTGTACCCCCCAGGTAGGGGCTCCCCTAGGTACCCGACGTGTTGTCTTCCGTTCTTTTCCTTGTGGGCCCAGGTGTTACCcctgccctgggggtgggggtgggggacacggCATCGCTGGCCTGGGCTGTCTGTTAATCCGTTGGGACAgtgtttctctgtgtctcaggaGCAAGGAGCAGGTGACCCTGTAGTCACTGTGAGCAGGAAGCCCTAGGGCTGAACAACCTCTGCATCCCGGCAGGAAGACTCTGGGGCTTTGCTGACGGCCTCTGCCATCAAGGCCAGAGAGGGGCCCTCTCTAGGGACAGACCCCAACTTAAGGGGTCTGAGGATCCCTCGCAGActcagccaccagaagctgatgTCCCTAATGCCTCAAAGGTGTGAAGGAAGGGCTAGAGTCAGGGACGCGAGGCCTAGAGACCAAAGGGGCAGGGCAGCACCGTCCTGCCACAAGCAAGCTTGGAAGGTCCACCGGGAGCCTGAGGGAGCCCAGGGCACCTGAGAGGATGGGAATAGGTTGGAAGGGCTGTGGAATAGGAGAGGCAGGGGCTCCAAGACTTGGGATGGGTGCTGGTGCTGGAGCCCGATATAGAGGAGACGGTCAGGTTTACAATGGCCACATTTGGTTGTGAGCCCAATGAAGGCACGTTCTCAGCAAAAGAGGCCAGAGTCCCTAGAATTTTGGCCCTTCGTGCGGGTTGCCGATCCCTGGTGGCTGGCACAGCCCTCTGGGGGCTCTGGAAGTCTCCCTCTCAGGGCCTCTTCAGCAGATCAGTGAGTACCACTGACCTTGTTAAGTGGGAGAGCATCTGATGGGGAAAGGGGCTTCCCCGGGGCAGCTGTCCTCCAGCCACTGGGCTCTCTGGGCTAACTTCCATCTCGGTCAGCCTAGTGACCAGTCCTAATCTTGCTGCCTGGGGATTCCCTTTTAAAAGGCCCATCTAGGAGGGAGAGGGACTATACACGTGGATTTTTTACTTGGCCAACTTAGAGCTTCAGTTCTTGGGTGGCTGGGAGCCCCACTACCCCACTCCCAGTGGCCCATCTGTGCTGGTGGGGAATGGCCGGCGTGGGCTCCATTCTGGGCTGCCACCCTGGAGGTGTGAGTGACAGGGtcaggtggggcaggggaggcagaCACATGTACAGGCAGGTTTCACTGCGGAGGCGATGGGCAGAGACAGCTGGCTGgctgggggttagggttagacaTAGCGCAGGGCAGGAGGGACCGGAGGGAGAGTCGGCAGTTAGAAGGGACTCACCAAGCTCAGGGTTAGGGCTCTGCTCCTCCCTGTTCCTGGGAGCAGCTGCACTCCTGGGGGTGAAGTGGGTGGTGCTCGAATGGTATCAGGGGCACAGGGTCTGCAACCATCACTCCCTAAATCTCCTTCCTGCTCTCCagtccccatcccacccaccctccactTGACAGCCCCTCAGaccctccccaacccctcttCTGGAATCTGGACAAGTGAGGTTTTAAAAGTCTGTGGACCACTTCACTCAATACATTTGATGTCATCTACATCCCCTCTGAGCACCGGGGTAGCGGCAAAGGAATACACCTGCCTCATCTCCCTCTCCGTGGCCCCCTGCGaacccagacttctgacctcactggggtagggtggggagtAGAAGCGGTCTGGAGGATGGGACCATCTCTGGTGATTCGGGTGGACGGGCAGGGAGAGATGGATATAAGAGGAAATGTTGCTGCTTTTGACCTACCCAAGCCCTCTGGACCTCCCATCTCCAGTtgagcctccccccaccccccatcggAGAATCCTGGTGAGGTCTGACCTCAGTCCCTCAGGTTGCCTCCAGCCTTCACCTTGAGAGCAAATTATGGGGATGGGCTACGTCAGCAAAGCCCCTGCCTGGGGAGGCTTGGAAtcagaggaagggggtggggatcaGGGCTGAGGGGTCaaaggcaggggcccagagagaAGAGTGGGTTGAAATGGGAAGGGTGAGTTCAAGGCAGGACAGCCCAGGAAATGGACTGGGAAGCAGGGAATAGGAAGAGGGGCAGCAGAAGTCCGAGCAGGGAGCCCAGCCCCTAAACTAAACGAAGCAGCAGAGAGCAAAAAGCCCTTCAGGAGACGGCCGCTCAGCGCTGCCTTCGCCGGGAggagctgcatgaccttggctaGGTTGCTCTTCTCCTTGAGCCGCGGTTgcctcatctgtcaagtggggaGAGAAGGACCCGCTCAGACTGTCTTGCAGAGGAGCATGTGGATGTGAACATCCTTTAAAAAGGTTGAAAGGCGCCATTAATATTCATTTTTGCGGCACCTTCCGCAAATCCGAGGCTGGCAGTGCCCTGTGCAGTTGCCTGGCTTCAGTTAGCTTCCTGCATCGAGACGCAAAGCCCCCCTCCGCCAAAGCCGCGCGGTTCCGGCGCCCCCGCCCACCCCTCGCTCGAGCCGTCGGCAGCAGGGTCACGGGCCGGGGGCTCGGGGTGGGAGAGACGCAGCTCACCGCGCCTGGAACAGGGGCCCTGGTCTGACCGGCGGACGCCTGTGTCTGCTTCACCCCCCGCCTCCCCAGCGCCCCGGGATGCCGTCTGGAGCCCGGATGCCCCACCAGGGGGCGCCCATGGGCCCCCCGGGCTCCCCGTACATGGGCAGCCCCGCCGTGCGACCCGGCCTGGCCCCCGCGGGCATGGAGCCCGCCCGCAAGCGAGCAGCGCCCCCGCCCGGCCAGAGCCAGGCCCAGAGCCAGGGCCAGCCGGTGCCCACCGCCCCCGCGCGGAGCCGCAGGTAAGAGGGGCCCAGAGCAGAGGGGGCGGACGCAGGACCCGCAGGGACGGGGTGGGCGAGGAGCGGGATTGGAAGCGGGAGAACGATCAGCAGGGAACAGGCGTCCTGGGTGGGATGCCCTCCCGGGAGGCGGGCTGAGGGGGCACTGGTCTGGTTCCTTTGTGTGCCCACCGTAGAGACAAGCTGCGGCCGTCGCGCCCTTCTCCTTGTCACCTGCTCTgtccctctctccaccccagtCCCCAGGTTCTGGGTGATGCTTCAGTCTTTGGAGTGGAGGCGGGGCTGGCACTAGGACTGAGGGCAGAGCTTTAGACTGTGTTTCTTAGTGTGGTTGTCCAGTGTGCCTTCCTCAGAACCCGCCGGCTTGACTGTTTAAAAGCCCCACTCCAGATCTTCTTAATCAGAATCTCTGGCCAGGGGGGTGGAGCCTGGGGATTTGCCCCGTGGGTGGGCAGTCGCTGCCCCATCGTGCTCTCGGGTGATTCTTTATCAATCAAATGTTGAAGAGTTGCCATAATCTGTCCTCTGGATCAGGTCTGCCCCCAAACCATCAAGGGCCAGCCTATTTACTTGTCTGAGCCAGCTGGTGGCACCCCAAAAGCCCCTGCTGGTGCCTGGCAAGAGAGATACCCCTCTGGGTTTCACTATTTAGCCAAACACACATGCTTCCCTTTGCACACCAGATGGAGTCCTATAAAAGGTGCAATATGGATTTTACcgcattattaaatattttttacatagcAAGGAAAATTCACCATTTATAGGAATCCCATGATGAATTCTTTTGCAAAGTGAGTCATTCTTTTATACAGTAAAGAGTCCCTGATTTATCTTGTATAAATGGAGAGTTTCACATAGATAATTTCTTCAAAACAAATCAGACCTTTAATGAAAACTGCTTGCCTAGCCTTAGAACAGATTTTTGGACAGAGagggggcagtggttgagaacacCACAAGGGGGCAGTATGCAGCCATCCTCTAGGCTGGGTTCTAATTTCTACTTGCCAAGGATTTTCTGGGGTGCTTCTGGGAGTCAGAAGCAGCTAGTGGATCAAGAAGAGTCCAAGTCCCAGCTGCTACCCCAGGTCCAGCCGCAGCCACACCCCTCAGGAGAACGTCCTATCCACTCTCTCTGGATACCTATGGGTGTGTCCCTGGACCCTGCTAGCAGGTGGCCCAAGGGCATGAGCACCCCCTGCCCGTCAGTGTCCCCTTCCAAGCCCGGGGTGGCAGGGGTGCAAGTCCTCGCCAGCTTCACACCCTCATTTCCTGCTCCAGGGATGGGCCAGGGCTGTCAGCTCCCCTCCCTTTGAGCTCAGGCCATCTTGGACTGTGCACCCCTGCTTAGCAGAGAAAGAGAGTCCTCAGAATCCgtcctccctctcctctgtccTCCCCCCTTCCCAGCTTTCCTCAAAGGCTTCTGCAgctcccctacccccagccccttcTAAGTCTCATTTCGATGGCCCTGAGGATGTGGTGGAGCAGAAAGGGGCTCCCAGGCTGGAGAAAGGACGGGGTCACCTCTGCTCCCCCCTGAGAGGACAGAGCGCCAGTGCCACACACCAGCATCATAGCCCCTTGGGCAGGCAGACGAGCGGGCTGTGGGAACCCCAGCCAGGCGGGCTGAGATGTCGGGATAATTTAGCAGGTGGCCTCGTTACTCCCAGATCTGTCGCCATGGTAACctggttttttctttaaaaaatgtacagtgCCAAGAGGAGGAAGATGGCTGACAAAATCCTCCCTCAAAGGGTGAGTGCCTTTCACagcagcccccagcccacccccaaccCTTTGCTGCTCCGCCCTCCTTCGCCGCTCCCCGCCACCCcatgcctcctcccctcccccctcaggaGCTGCGCTTTAGCATCACAGTCACTTTCACTTTTTGTTCAAAAAGCTAATTAAGAAGTGAGGCTCCCCAGgccagagggagggggtggggcagagggaagaaGCGGAGCCATAGGGTTAGGATACTGGGTCTGGGGTGCAGTAGATTGAATTCCAGTGGTCTGAAGACATAAAGGCGTGGGACAAAGAGGAGACGAGGGCTCGGGGGTCACAGGCTGGCAGGGGGAGTGAAGGGAACAGAAGCTGGCCGGAAGGCCCAGGCATCGTAAGAGGACCCAGGCCGAGCTGGCTAGGTGGTAGCATGGTTGAGCAACCATGAGCCAGGGTAGAGGCAGGCAGCGACATCACCCGTCTCAGGGACCCCAGGGTCCGTCCTGTCCACTTTGCAGACACCCAAGGGAAACCCAGAGGCCGTGTGACAAGGGAGAGGACAAGACGAGGAGGTGAAGCCCTAGCACTTGCTGGCCTCCCTGGGTGCTCCGGCCGCCCCTGGTGATGAGATGCACTGCTTCTCCCTAGTGGGAGAAGCAGTTTTTATCCCCACACGTCACGGCCTTTATTGCTGGATTCGGAGTCCTGGCGAGAGCTCTCGTTCCTGCTCTCAAAGTTCCATGCCCTGAACCTGGCCAGCTCCCCGCCACACTCTTTGTGTCCTGGGACCACATGACGCACGCACATTCCACCTGCAAGGCTGGCTGAGCCCCTGGTTCCCGGCCTTGTTCCTCCTCTTCCAGATCCGGGAGCTGGTCCCAGAGTCCCAGGCTTACATGGACCTCCTGGCCTTTGAGAGGAAACTGGATCAAACCATCATGCGGAAGCGGGTAGACATCCAGGAGGCTCTGAAGAGGCCAATGAAGGTGCCTTGGCTTGGGGGCAGGAAGAGGGGGCTAAGTCCTATTCCCAGAATGGAGAAGCGAGCTCGCCCCGGGGGTTGGCTCTGTACTACACTCTTTATTTCTACAGCAAAAGCGGAAGCTGCGTCTTTATATCTCCAACACTTTTAACCCTGCGAAGCCCGATGCTGAGGATTCTGATGGCAGCATTGCCTCCTGGGAGCTGCGGGTGGAGGGGAAGCTCCTGGATGACGTACGTCCTGGCCCAGGTCTCTCCAGGTGTCCTGGGGTGGGTATGGGGCTGAGGCGAGGACAGTACTAGACTACTAGCACTCAGGGCTAGGAAGTCAGCCCTGGCCGGGGCGGGGTGGTCTAGAGAGACGCTCTGGCCAGAGGCCTGCTTCTAACTGTGCTGCCCTGCCCGACCAGCCCGCCCGCTCCCAACTCATTCTGCCCCGACGGTCCCTGTTCCGCCCCCACGGTCCGTTCCTCTCCCACAGCCCAGCAAGCAGAAGCGgaagttttcttccttcttcaagagTTTGGTCATTGAGCTGGACAAAGACCTTTACGGCCCTGACAACCACCTAGTGGAGGTAAGACCCAGACCCCTTCTGCCCTTGAACCTGCCCCCCTTCCACAGACCGCAGTCCCGTCAGCTGCACAGGTTAGGATGAGGGAGCCCCCGCCACCAGGGCTGTAGCCCCACCAGCTTGGTCGGGCCTGTGAGGTGACCCGGCTCTTATCCCCTGGGCAGTGGCACCGGACGCCCACAACGCAGGAGACGGACGGGTTCCAGGTGAAGAGGCCGGGGGACCTGAGTGTGCGCTGCACGCTGCTCCTCATGCTGGACTACCAGGTGTGTGCCCCACCCCCCAGACGCCACATGAGGCCCTCAGCCCCCCACGCCCTTCCTCCTAGACCGGGTGGGCCTCGGCCTCGAAGGTGCGCATCCTGGGAGGTCCCATTCGCCTCCCTACCCGCCCTCTCCAGAGCGTGCTTCCGAGGAACCCAGGCACCGCATCCCCGCCGAGTCCCAAGCCGCCTGGCCCTGAGCTCtttccactctctctcttttaccTAATTTTCATGGTCACCTTTTCCCAGCCTCCCCAGTTCAAACTGGATCCCCGCCTG includes the following:
- the SMARCD3 gene encoding SWI/SNF-related matrix-associated actin-dependent regulator of chromatin subfamily D member 3 isoform X3, which gives rise to MAADEVAGGARKATKSKLFEFLVHGVRPGMPSGARMPHQGAPMGPPGSPYMGSPAVRPGLAPAGMEPARKRAAPPPGQSQAQSQGQPVPTAPARSRSAKRRKMADKILPQRIRELVPESQAYMDLLAFERKLDQTIMRKRVDIQEALKRPMKQKRKLRLYISNTFNPAKPDAEDSDGSIASWELRVEGKLLDDPSKQKRKFSSFFKSLVIELDKDLYGPDNHLVEWHRTPTTQETDGFQVKRPGDLSVRCTLLLMLDYQPPQFKLDPRLARLLGLHTQSRSAIVQALWQYVKTNRLQDSHDKEYINGDKYFQQIFDCPRLKFSEIPQRLTALLLPPDPIVINHVISVDPSDQKKTACYDIDVEVEEPLKGQMSSFLLSTANQQEISALDSKIHETIESINQLKIQRDFMLSFSRDPKGYIQDLLRSQSRDLKVMTDVAGNPEEERRAEFYHQPWSQEAVSRYFYCKIQQRRQELEQSLVVRNT
- the SMARCD3 gene encoding SWI/SNF-related matrix-associated actin-dependent regulator of chromatin subfamily D member 3 isoform X1, which produces MAADEVAGGARKATKSKLFEFLVHGVRPGMPSGARMPHQGAPMGPPGSPYMGSPAVRPGLAPAGMEPARKRAAPPPGQSQAQSQGQPVPTAPARSRSAKRRKMADKILPQRIRELVPESQAYMDLLAFERKLDQTIMRKRVDIQEALKRPMKQKRKLRLYISNTFNPAKPDAEDSDGSIASWELRVEGKLLDDVRPGPARPLPTHSAPTVPVPPPRSVPLPQPSKQKRKFSSFFKSLVIELDKDLYGPDNHLVEWHRTPTTQETDGFQVKRPGDLSVRCTLLLMLDYQPPQFKLDPRLARLLGLHTQSRSAIVQALWQYVKTNRLQDSHDKEYINGDKYFQQIFDCPRLKFSEIPQRLTALLLPPDPIVINHVISVDPSDQKKTACYDIDVEVEEPLKGQMSSFLLSTANQQEISALDSKIHETIESINQLKIQRDFMLSFSRDPKGYIQDLLRSQSRDLKVMTDVAGNPEEERRAEFYHQPWSQEAVSRYFYCKIQQRRQELEQSLVVRNT
- the SMARCD3 gene encoding SWI/SNF-related matrix-associated actin-dependent regulator of chromatin subfamily D member 3 isoform X2, with translation MTPGLQHPPAVVQRPGMPSGARMPHQGAPMGPPGSPYMGSPAVRPGLAPAGMEPARKRAAPPPGQSQAQSQGQPVPTAPARSRSAKRRKMADKILPQRIRELVPESQAYMDLLAFERKLDQTIMRKRVDIQEALKRPMKQKRKLRLYISNTFNPAKPDAEDSDGSIASWELRVEGKLLDDVRPGPARPLPTHSAPTVPVPPPRSVPLPQPSKQKRKFSSFFKSLVIELDKDLYGPDNHLVEWHRTPTTQETDGFQVKRPGDLSVRCTLLLMLDYQPPQFKLDPRLARLLGLHTQSRSAIVQALWQYVKTNRLQDSHDKEYINGDKYFQQIFDCPRLKFSEIPQRLTALLLPPDPIVINHVISVDPSDQKKTACYDIDVEVEEPLKGQMSSFLLSTANQQEISALDSKIHETIESINQLKIQRDFMLSFSRDPKGYIQDLLRSQSRDLKVMTDVAGNPEEERRAEFYHQPWSQEAVSRYFYCKIQQRRQELEQSLVVRNT